The sequence below is a genomic window from Cryobacterium arcticum.
CGTGGTTTCGGTCGCCGAGCCCAGCCAGGCGCCGGCGAAGCAGTCGGCCTGCACCTCGAGGCGCACGGCGTCGGAGGTGGGGCCGGTCTGGGAGGTGTCGGCGCTGGCGAACGTGCCCGCGAGGTTCTGGATGTGGTGACCCCATTCGTGCCCAACGACGTAGAGCTGGGAGAGCGGGCCGGCCGTGGCACCGAACTGGCTGCGCAGCTCGTCGTAGAAAGCTGTGTCGAGGTAGATCTGCTGGTCACTCGGGCAGTAGAACGGCCCCACCGCGCTCGTGGCTGAGCCACAGCCCGTATCGACGGCCTGCTCGAACAGGTTGATGGTGGGGGAGGCATACCCGATGCCCATGGCCGGAGCTTGCTCGGCCCAATACGCGTCGAGCGAGTCGTAGGTGAGTCCCACCCGGCAATCCACGTCGGCATTGGCGTCTGCGCCGGTCTCGCAGTTCGTCAGGGCGGTGCCCTCGCTCTGGCTGCTGGTGCCGCTCGTGCCGCCGCCCACGAGGCCGGTGAGGTCCAC
It includes:
- a CDS encoding neutral zinc metallopeptidase; translation: MTFNDDAKYSGRGVRKSGRRTGLAVGGGGLGLVAIVLLSQLLGVDLTGLVGGGTSGTSSQSEGTALTNCETGADANADVDCRVGLTYDSLDAYWAEQAPAMGIGYASPTINLFEQAVDTGCGSATSAVGPFYCPSDQQIYLDTAFYDELRSQFGATAGPLSQLYVVGHEWGHHIQNLAGTFASADTSQTGPTSDAVRLEVQADCFAGAWLGSATETTDADGVPLLEPITDAQMADALNAASAIGDDRIQEKAQGQVNPETWTHGSSEQRQKWFQTGYTGGAGACDTFAAADTDL